In Bythopirellula goksoeyrii, a single window of DNA contains:
- a CDS encoding outer membrane protein assembly factor BamB family protein, protein MAKSLSIQWVVLFIVSLSTGLESNAADWLRFRGPNGDGFVSESQPGPISWDEDSVKWKAELPGPGSSSPIVVGQRVFVTCWSGYGLDKSEPGDQSKLKRHLVCYDRQTGNLLWDKTVDPYLPEDEYGGMFAEHGYASHTPTSDGNYVYAFLGKTGVVKFDMDGNQLWQQSVGTESGASNWGSSSSPILFNNLLIVPATAESEAMVALDTETGEEVWRQEAAGFGSVWGTPILVPANSDRTDLVMAVPNEIWGFNPATGQLLWYCKALSTNSFCSSPIVHDDVVYAIESGPGGGGGIAVRAGGNGDVTDTHVIWSGRQSSRIGTPVYRDGRLYTFNGGVATCIDAASGEQIYRARLQGGRDGGGRAQDYASPVIAGDLIYFTSRSGAIYVLQADDEFLQLAVNRVTADTEDFSATPAVCDGELFIRSSKSLYCVSGEGNTTGALQTAIAQAKEAAKNAPAEEPAEENERGGRRRFDPEEFFRQQDKDGDGQIAGEEIGDRLRDALDQIDTDGDGAVTKEEYLAGMRQLFQRRGGRGNRESEQPKKTRPRRPPLASTAG, encoded by the coding sequence ATGGCGAAATCCTTGAGTATTCAATGGGTTGTCCTGTTCATAGTCTCTCTATCAACAGGTCTAGAATCTAACGCGGCAGATTGGTTGCGGTTTCGGGGTCCGAATGGAGATGGCTTTGTTAGCGAGAGTCAGCCCGGTCCGATTTCATGGGACGAAGATTCTGTCAAATGGAAAGCAGAATTACCCGGTCCTGGCTCGTCGTCTCCAATCGTTGTAGGTCAGCGCGTCTTTGTCACCTGTTGGTCGGGCTATGGACTCGACAAATCAGAACCAGGCGATCAATCAAAGCTCAAACGGCATCTCGTTTGTTACGATCGCCAAACTGGCAATTTGCTGTGGGACAAGACTGTCGATCCCTATCTCCCAGAAGATGAATACGGAGGTATGTTTGCCGAACATGGATATGCATCACACACTCCCACATCTGACGGGAACTATGTGTATGCCTTCTTGGGCAAGACGGGAGTCGTCAAATTCGACATGGACGGCAATCAGTTGTGGCAACAGAGCGTTGGCACAGAATCTGGAGCAAGCAATTGGGGTTCGTCCTCCAGCCCGATTCTCTTCAATAATCTGTTGATTGTCCCGGCGACCGCTGAGAGCGAAGCGATGGTCGCTCTGGACACGGAAACCGGCGAGGAAGTCTGGCGACAGGAAGCGGCCGGTTTCGGCAGCGTGTGGGGGACGCCAATTTTGGTTCCTGCGAATAGCGATCGCACAGACCTGGTGATGGCAGTACCAAACGAAATATGGGGATTCAATCCTGCCACGGGACAACTGCTTTGGTATTGCAAGGCGCTTTCTACAAACTCCTTTTGCTCCAGCCCGATCGTGCACGATGACGTTGTCTACGCGATCGAATCGGGCCCCGGTGGTGGTGGAGGAATTGCAGTGCGCGCCGGTGGCAACGGCGATGTGACCGACACGCATGTGATCTGGTCAGGACGCCAAAGCAGTCGCATAGGTACTCCCGTCTATCGCGACGGACGGCTTTACACATTTAACGGTGGCGTGGCAACGTGCATCGATGCCGCAAGTGGCGAGCAAATCTATCGCGCCAGACTCCAAGGTGGTCGTGACGGTGGAGGGCGCGCGCAGGATTATGCGTCGCCGGTGATCGCTGGTGATTTGATCTACTTTACCTCGCGTTCTGGAGCAATTTATGTACTTCAGGCCGACGACGAATTTCTTCAGCTTGCTGTAAACCGCGTAACTGCTGATACAGAAGATTTCAGTGCCACGCCTGCCGTTTGCGATGGAGAGCTCTTTATCCGCTCAAGCAAATCACTCTATTGCGTTTCGGGCGAAGGGAATACGACTGGTGCTTTGCAAACTGCGATCGCACAAGCCAAGGAAGCAGCGAAGAATGCCCCAGCAGAGGAGCCCGCTGAAGAGAACGAGCGAGGGGGCCGCAGACGTTTTGATCCGGAAGAATTCTTCCGGCAACAGGACAAAGACGGCGACGGACAAATAGCAGGTGAGGAAATTGGTGATCGCCTTCGCGACGCGCTCGATCAAATCGACACCGATGGTGATGGGGCAGTAACTAAGGAAGAATACTTGGCAGGCATGAGGCAGCTTTTCCAGCGGCGCGGTGGCCGCGGGAACCGTGAAAGCGAACAGCCCAAAAAAACCAGACCACGACGCCCTCCGCTCGCTTCAACAGCTGGGTAG
- a CDS encoding DUF1559 domain-containing protein: protein MIFSRLITSDPCKSRNRLFSYRPGFTLVELLVVIAIIGVLVALLLPAVQAAREAARRTQCQNNLKNIALAMMTYESARKTFPSPAYMVPNASAQNTLTDNILYTNWLIELLPQVEMANLYDRIDAEWNVASAADSRRITDPASKTPNDVEEIATEIPLFLCPSDNGSGNPFVGGINNLEWARGNYGLNAYQYWGNNENNKIASGDLGVSGSKLAEFLDYNVGMGPVGPEGYALKRISDGLSNTIMIGEMRVGLSPRDRRGVWAMGMCGSSFHCRHASDVLGAVNSCGGHDDDVQGAADIIADVGESTLRSQCMMPDSGVNSSGESVVRSVHVGGAFVAMADASVRFISDFIDSGNIVGGACIGCSSPNDILQQNFGIWQRLNVSTDGLSTGVIE, encoded by the coding sequence ATGATTTTTTCAAGACTGATAACTAGCGATCCTTGCAAGAGTCGCAATCGCCTTTTCTCCTACCGACCTGGATTTACCTTGGTCGAACTATTGGTAGTAATCGCTATCATCGGCGTCCTGGTAGCACTCTTGTTGCCCGCGGTTCAAGCCGCTCGCGAAGCGGCTCGTCGAACTCAGTGCCAAAACAATCTTAAGAATATCGCTTTGGCGATGATGACTTATGAATCGGCGAGAAAAACTTTCCCTTCTCCCGCCTACATGGTTCCCAATGCTTCCGCGCAGAACACCCTAACAGACAATATCCTCTACACAAATTGGTTGATCGAATTATTGCCACAGGTTGAAATGGCGAACTTGTATGATCGCATCGATGCGGAGTGGAACGTCGCATCGGCCGCAGATTCAAGACGTATCACGGATCCCGCCTCGAAGACGCCCAATGACGTGGAAGAAATAGCAACAGAGATCCCACTATTCTTGTGTCCAAGTGACAATGGCAGTGGGAATCCGTTTGTAGGCGGAATCAACAACCTAGAGTGGGCCCGCGGAAACTATGGCCTCAATGCTTATCAATACTGGGGAAATAACGAAAATAACAAGATTGCTTCCGGAGATCTTGGAGTAAGTGGAAGTAAACTTGCCGAGTTCCTCGACTATAATGTCGGCATGGGGCCAGTAGGTCCCGAAGGATATGCACTGAAACGGATTTCTGATGGGCTGAGCAATACAATCATGATTGGTGAGATGCGAGTTGGCCTCAGCCCCCGGGACCGTCGCGGAGTGTGGGCAATGGGAATGTGTGGCTCTAGTTTCCATTGCCGTCATGCGTCTGATGTGCTGGGAGCTGTGAACTCTTGCGGAGGTCATGATGACGACGTGCAGGGGGCAGCCGACATTATTGCCGACGTAGGCGAGTCAACATTGCGATCGCAATGCATGATGCCGGACAGTGGAGTCAATTCAAGTGGTGAATCGGTAGTCCGTAGCGTTCATGTCGGCGGTGCCTTTGTCGCCATGGCTGATGCCAGTGTCCGGTTCATCAGTGATTTTATTGACTCTGGAAATATCGTTGGCGGAGCTTGCATTGGCTGCAGCAGTCCCAATGACATACTCCAACAGAACTTCGGAATTTGGCAGAGATTGAATGTCTCGACGGATGGCCTGTCAACCGGCGTCATCGAATGA
- a CDS encoding PEP-CTERM sorting domain-containing protein (PEP-CTERM proteins occur, often in large numbers, in the proteomes of bacteria that also encode an exosortase, a predicted intramembrane cysteine proteinase. The presence of a PEP-CTERM domain at a protein's C-terminus predicts cleavage within the sorting domain, followed by covalent anchoring to some some component of the (usually Gram-negative) cell surface. Many PEP-CTERM proteins exhibit an unusual sequence composition that includes large numbers of potential glycosylation sites. Expression of one such protein has been shown restore the ability of a bacterium to form floc, a type of biofilm.) yields the protein MQAYSKNWLFSKLVAVIAVGLLFASISSTTHAQLLYSFETGLDDWAATGFSNSDFISVATSTMGATEGLQSLAVETGPTFGWDVNVSVGPGDTNVYGAFNAVAADLQQYTLDFDVSITPDSFANVTSAGNFFTINVAANSDSPNFPQAFNVSPNLNGLTGTFPISIPMSSLPVAQNSSFYQLNIGSNSDHVNGGGGEGVKYFVDNIRFTALPQLEEITLFSWETPDDPGTPGVNEQLENWTNGFGQPGHIHSISTLGATDGSSSLQIDRQSHTTPNFTWGSQFVLSSDTNPDPEIEDIDPTIQGLIDEIVGKVNGGLSVAFDVRFDDPFPNSPTFTKFGVHFSDDQGTFYDAEGSSFNGSPPIGTTGTVTIPLSSMIDNTSGLSLEEAGLSVGTNFLRIGIASNTDGAGIYQIDNFRIIREISSESGDFDNDGDVDGNDFLVWQRGGSPNGINSGDLAIWQAQYGGAPPVVASSPVPEPTSFLLTFGAFAVFMSCRRRK from the coding sequence ATGCAGGCATATTCAAAGAATTGGTTGTTTAGCAAATTAGTAGCGGTGATTGCTGTCGGGCTGTTATTTGCCTCGATTTCATCAACAACTCACGCTCAACTACTTTACTCTTTTGAGACTGGCTTGGACGATTGGGCGGCCACCGGATTTAGTAACTCTGATTTCATTAGCGTCGCCACTTCCACCATGGGAGCGACGGAAGGCTTACAGAGCCTGGCCGTCGAGACAGGACCTACATTTGGGTGGGATGTCAACGTAAGCGTTGGGCCTGGTGATACGAACGTGTACGGCGCCTTCAATGCTGTTGCGGCCGATCTCCAGCAGTACACACTCGATTTCGATGTCTCGATAACACCGGACAGTTTTGCCAACGTAACGAGCGCTGGCAATTTTTTCACGATTAATGTAGCGGCAAATAGCGATTCTCCCAATTTCCCCCAAGCTTTCAATGTATCTCCAAACTTGAACGGGCTCACCGGTACTTTTCCAATCAGTATTCCTATGAGCTCGCTACCCGTTGCCCAAAACTCTTCATTTTATCAATTGAACATTGGATCGAACAGCGATCACGTCAATGGTGGGGGAGGGGAAGGCGTGAAGTATTTTGTTGACAATATTCGGTTTACAGCGTTGCCTCAGTTAGAAGAAATAACTCTGTTTTCTTGGGAAACTCCAGACGATCCTGGAACCCCTGGAGTGAACGAGCAATTGGAAAATTGGACCAATGGATTCGGGCAACCTGGTCACATTCATTCAATTTCAACACTAGGTGCTACAGACGGAAGTTCATCTCTGCAAATTGATAGGCAATCTCATACAACGCCAAATTTTACTTGGGGAAGTCAGTTTGTACTTTCTTCTGATACTAATCCAGATCCAGAAATTGAGGACATCGATCCAACAATTCAAGGCCTAATCGACGAGATTGTCGGAAAAGTGAACGGAGGGCTTTCGGTCGCTTTCGACGTAAGGTTTGATGATCCTTTTCCCAATTCTCCAACCTTTACAAAATTTGGTGTCCATTTCTCCGATGACCAGGGCACTTTTTATGATGCTGAGGGATCAAGTTTCAATGGGAGTCCACCAATTGGAACGACGGGTACGGTGACAATCCCTCTTAGTTCAATGATCGACAACACCTCAGGATTAAGCCTGGAGGAGGCCGGCCTGAGCGTGGGCACGAACTTCCTTCGAATTGGTATTGCTTCCAATACTGATGGTGCCGGCATTTACCAGATTGACAACTTCCGGATTATTCGTGAGATCTCGAGTGAATCTGGTGATTTTGATAACGATGGAGACGTGGACGGAAATGATTTCCTCGTTTGGCAACGCGGCGGATCCCCTAATGGAATCAACTCGGGTGATTTGGCGATCTGGCAGGCTCAATATGGCGGGGCGCCACCAGTGGTAGCTAGTTCTCCCGTTCCCGAGCCAACATCATTCCTTCTGACGTTTGGTGCGTTTGCAGTGTTTATGTCCTGCAGGCGCAGAAAATGA
- a CDS encoding LacI family DNA-binding transcriptional regulator encodes MAGSTAPRLKDVAQAANVSMSAASRILRGESDRFGEETCQRVLEAARQLGWRRNLLVNGMQTGRTKMIGVMIPPFDSFWVDVLAGIHLVLAAADYLPITVWVGDCQEIPHFEKGDEQGLEQISRLLDRRVDGLILWPSFAVAYYGHFRELIERRVPVVVIDHEYSEDQIADSIETDEQRSAKAVAEHLISLGHENIACFSSRETAWQAWAVRRREFFEKAVADLKGVKVKSWRLNQWGSNGVEVAEEILTQDPRPTAVFTVTDHEALYIYEAAASLGIRIPEDLSVVGFADLDFAAALQPPLTTMRQRPKEIGRRAAQLVLDRLDGDFADNPPTTVRVGAELIVRGSTQHS; translated from the coding sequence ATGGCTGGTTCTACTGCCCCACGACTAAAAGACGTCGCCCAAGCGGCCAATGTTTCCATGAGTGCTGCCTCGCGAATCCTGCGGGGAGAAAGCGACCGTTTTGGCGAGGAAACTTGCCAGCGCGTCTTGGAAGCGGCCCGCCAGCTCGGTTGGCGGCGAAATCTGTTGGTCAATGGAATGCAAACCGGCCGTACCAAGATGATCGGCGTCATGATTCCTCCTTTTGACTCGTTCTGGGTGGATGTCTTAGCGGGGATTCACTTAGTGCTGGCAGCAGCCGATTATCTCCCCATCACGGTTTGGGTGGGCGATTGCCAAGAGATCCCTCACTTCGAAAAAGGGGATGAACAGGGACTGGAGCAAATCAGCCGCTTGCTTGATCGCCGTGTGGATGGCCTCATCCTCTGGCCCTCCTTCGCTGTGGCCTACTATGGCCATTTCCGCGAACTTATCGAACGTCGAGTACCCGTCGTGGTCATCGATCATGAGTACTCTGAAGATCAAATCGCCGACTCAATTGAAACTGACGAGCAGCGATCTGCCAAAGCAGTAGCAGAGCACCTAATCTCACTTGGCCATGAGAACATCGCCTGTTTTTCTTCTCGTGAAACGGCTTGGCAGGCATGGGCCGTACGCCGTCGAGAGTTCTTTGAGAAGGCCGTTGCCGACCTCAAAGGGGTCAAAGTCAAGAGCTGGCGACTCAATCAATGGGGCTCCAATGGCGTAGAAGTCGCCGAAGAAATCCTCACCCAGGATCCCCGACCGACAGCGGTTTTCACGGTGACGGATCATGAAGCCCTCTATATTTACGAGGCTGCTGCCAGTCTCGGCATCCGTATTCCTGAAGATCTTTCGGTCGTAGGGTTTGCAGACCTCGATTTTGCGGCAGCCCTGCAACCACCACTGACTACCATGCGTCAGCGTCCCAAAGAGATCGGCCGCCGGGCTGCCCAGCTTGTGCTGGATCGACTAGACGGAGATTTCGCTGATAATCCACCTACCACCGTTCGGGTAGGTGCGGAGTTGATAGTGCGCGGTTCGACTCAGCATTCCTGA
- a CDS encoding glycoside hydrolase family 130 protein: protein MTNQAGHLETDNGNALGTLEKKPFMVSLGQSSSAVSIPWQQRPAGCKDVVWRHSDNPVIGRHYIPGAQGIYNSAVVPYGDGFAGVFRVELRSRYPHLHAGWSEDGLVWHIEPNPIQYAGDPEVVSTDDYAYDPRVCKIDDTYYVTWCGGKNGPTISVATTKDFQQFTQIDNAFLPFNRNGVLFPRKINGKFFMLSRPSDDGHTPFGDIYVSQSPDMIHWGKHRLVMRRGGGEVGQWWQRTKVGAGPIPIETEDGWLMIYHAVMDTCNGFVYSMGAALLDLDQPWKVLYRTNQHVLTPEADYEVTGHVPNVVFPCAALHDSEQDRVAIYYGAADTSSCLAYAHLSELVEFTKANSAVF, encoded by the coding sequence ATGACAAACCAGGCCGGCCATCTTGAAACCGACAACGGGAATGCCTTGGGTACCCTGGAGAAAAAGCCATTCATGGTTTCATTAGGGCAGTCAAGCTCTGCAGTCTCGATTCCTTGGCAGCAGCGACCTGCTGGTTGCAAGGACGTCGTATGGCGCCATTCAGATAACCCTGTGATTGGTCGGCACTATATCCCAGGTGCGCAAGGAATCTACAACAGTGCCGTCGTTCCCTACGGAGACGGCTTTGCAGGAGTATTTCGTGTCGAGCTCCGATCACGCTATCCCCACCTTCACGCCGGCTGGAGCGAAGATGGGTTGGTTTGGCACATCGAGCCAAATCCGATTCAATATGCTGGCGACCCTGAGGTGGTCTCTACCGACGACTACGCCTACGACCCGCGTGTCTGCAAGATCGATGATACCTATTATGTCACTTGGTGTGGAGGCAAAAACGGGCCCACAATCAGTGTGGCCACCACGAAGGACTTCCAGCAATTCACACAAATAGACAATGCGTTCTTGCCCTTCAACCGCAATGGCGTGCTCTTCCCTCGCAAGATTAACGGCAAGTTCTTCATGTTGAGCCGGCCCAGTGATGATGGTCACACGCCGTTTGGCGACATTTACGTCAGCCAAAGTCCCGACATGATTCATTGGGGCAAGCATCGCTTGGTGATGCGTCGTGGTGGAGGAGAGGTTGGCCAGTGGTGGCAGCGAACCAAAGTGGGCGCTGGACCGATTCCTATCGAGACCGAAGACGGCTGGTTGATGATCTATCACGCCGTGATGGACACTTGCAACGGCTTTGTCTACAGCATGGGGGCCGCGCTGTTGGATCTCGACCAACCGTGGAAGGTGCTTTACCGCACGAACCAACATGTACTCACACCCGAAGCCGATTACGAAGTTACCGGCCATGTGCCCAACGTGGTATTTCCTTGCGCCGCTCTCCATGATTCCGAGCAGGATCGCGTGGCGATTTATTACGGGGCAGCAGATACGTCTTCCTGTTTAGCGTATGCCCATTTGAGTGAACTAGTCGAATTTACGAAAGCGAATTCAGCGGTATTCTAG
- a CDS encoding sodium:solute symporter family protein, with amino-acid sequence MFKLHPIDTAIIIGYLVITVFIGFWISKRASKNIDSYFLGGNTIPWYALGLSNASGMFDISGTMWMVYLLFVYGLKSIWIPWLWPSFNQIFMMVFLSIWLRRSRVMTGAEWIRFRFGEGRGAQLAHLIVVLFALINVIGFLAYGFIGIGKFAASFLPWQLSTDPDTNVNLYGLIITTLTTVYVVKGGMFSVVFTEVLQFFIMTVACVWVGAIAMQETSPELLDQMIPEGWRNLSFGWKLDLDWTGILDAANDKIASDGWEWFSIFFMLMLFKGVLQSLAGPAPNYDMQRVLSARTPREAAMMSGFVSLVLLVPRYMLITGLTVLALCHFSDELTAMGSNIDFELILPLAMREFIPVGLLGLLISALLAAFMSTYAATVNAAPAYVVNDIYKRYINPDASSKTYVWMSYAISIAVVIIGTAFGFFTKSLNDIVQWIVAALYGGYTAANVLKWFWWRFNSYGYFWGMAAGIASAAIVPQLMPDVTPLYGFPVILLVSIIGCIAGSLLTPIDDLEVLKNFYRKVRPWGFWKPIHDLVAQEHPETVANQSMTRDWLNTAVGMIWQTALAVAGVYIVIQDYRSLVISVIVILVTTLILKFNWYDKLEDYPADLSYESSREDLYGMPSSS; translated from the coding sequence ATGTTTAAGCTTCACCCAATCGACACCGCAATAATTATTGGCTATCTCGTAATCACGGTATTCATCGGGTTCTGGATATCCAAACGTGCTTCGAAGAACATCGACAGCTATTTCCTGGGCGGGAACACGATCCCCTGGTATGCACTTGGGCTCTCGAATGCCTCGGGCATGTTCGACATCAGTGGTACGATGTGGATGGTTTATCTGCTCTTCGTCTACGGGCTCAAGAGCATCTGGATTCCCTGGCTGTGGCCCTCTTTTAATCAGATTTTCATGATGGTGTTTCTCTCGATCTGGCTGCGCCGTTCGAGAGTAATGACCGGTGCGGAGTGGATTCGCTTTCGGTTTGGGGAAGGCCGTGGCGCTCAACTTGCTCATTTGATCGTGGTGCTTTTTGCATTGATCAATGTCATTGGATTCTTGGCGTATGGATTCATCGGCATAGGTAAATTCGCTGCGTCTTTTCTCCCTTGGCAACTTTCGACGGATCCCGATACCAACGTCAATCTTTATGGGTTGATAATCACCACACTGACCACGGTTTATGTCGTAAAAGGTGGCATGTTTAGCGTTGTATTTACCGAAGTGCTGCAGTTCTTCATCATGACGGTCGCCTGCGTTTGGGTTGGCGCCATCGCGATGCAGGAAACCTCTCCCGAACTACTCGATCAAATGATACCGGAGGGATGGCGAAATCTCTCCTTTGGCTGGAAACTCGATCTCGATTGGACCGGTATTCTTGATGCAGCAAATGACAAGATCGCCTCAGACGGGTGGGAATGGTTCTCCATCTTCTTCATGTTGATGCTCTTCAAGGGGGTTTTGCAGAGCCTCGCAGGGCCGGCGCCGAACTATGACATGCAGAGGGTTCTGTCGGCACGTACACCACGAGAAGCTGCTATGATGAGCGGTTTCGTGAGCCTTGTGCTTTTGGTGCCCCGATACATGTTGATCACAGGACTTACGGTGCTCGCATTGTGCCACTTTTCAGATGAATTAACTGCGATGGGGAGCAACATTGATTTCGAACTCATTTTGCCTTTGGCAATGCGCGAATTCATCCCCGTCGGCTTGCTCGGGTTGCTGATTTCTGCCCTGCTGGCGGCCTTCATGTCTACTTATGCGGCAACCGTAAATGCCGCCCCGGCATACGTCGTCAATGACATCTATAAACGCTACATCAACCCCGATGCCAGTAGCAAAACGTATGTCTGGATGAGCTACGCAATTTCAATCGCGGTCGTGATCATCGGCACGGCCTTCGGCTTCTTCACCAAGTCGCTCAACGACATCGTGCAGTGGATTGTTGCTGCATTGTATGGAGGATACACGGCTGCGAATGTGCTCAAATGGTTTTGGTGGCGCTTTAATAGCTATGGTTACTTTTGGGGCATGGCAGCGGGAATCGCTTCCGCGGCGATCGTACCTCAGTTGATGCCCGATGTGACGCCCCTCTACGGTTTTCCTGTGATATTGCTCGTATCAATCATTGGGTGTATCGCAGGCAGCCTGCTGACACCAATCGATGATCTTGAAGTCTTAAAGAACTTTTACCGAAAGGTTCGCCCGTGGGGCTTCTGGAAGCCCATTCATGATCTGGTGGCGCAAGAGCACCCTGAAACGGTGGCGAACCAATCTATGACTCGAGATTGGTTGAATACTGCAGTCGGCATGATATGGCAAACTGCATTGGCCGTAGCTGGGGTTTACATAGTGATTCAGGATTATCGTTCATTAGTCATCTCGGTCATCGTGATTCTCGTAACTACACTCATTTTAAAGTTTAATTGGTACGACAAGCTAGAGGATTACCCTGCCGACCTCTCGTACGAGAGCTCCAGAGAAGACCTCTATGGAATGCCGTCGAGTTCCTAA
- a CDS encoding cellulase family glycosylhydrolase, translated as MKNFRRVLVFLAAIGGPLQFASGEDARPVRHILSSQGDELYDGDQLFRFISFNIPNLHLIEDSFSFTDPNPWRWPNEFEIEDALESIRQLGGTVVRTYVLSVRREGSDMGEYVHVRGPGDFNEEAFRVLDKVLQIAGEKGIRVIIPFVDNWKWWGGGAEYAQFRDKPPEAFWSDEEVIGDFEETIRFTLSRTNTYTGTPYKNDPAIFGWETGNELDSTPEWTRRIAAYIKSLDSNHLVIDGYSLHGVRQESLDDPNIDVITTHHYPNAGGGFVKPILKAREMTKGKKPYFVGEFGFVPAAEIEQVLDAVVENNISGALLWSLRFHSRDGGFYWHDEPAGENLFKAYHWPGFPSGDGYEETALLEMVRESAYRIQGLDPPALASPSAPHLLPIEHPGRISWRGSSGASGYDVQRSSSAKGPWKTVGQNISDAAVQYRPLFADTSIEKDGQYFYRVIAKNSIGESEPSNVVGPIVADHMLLVDEMETDNLIHQTEGPIQRRQDQPRRVQEDIHRQELGPGGSIVYRLPKSVGSIRAFLFSNSAVPLCEIAVSSDGISYEPVDTTRATTDRDAGNYGYLQPVLLEATLANETFRFVRFKNTSAAEQDTSDAEGHIFQISRIEIGYDH; from the coding sequence ATGAAGAATTTCCGACGAGTACTCGTCTTCCTTGCTGCCATTGGAGGGCCCCTGCAGTTCGCTTCCGGCGAAGATGCTCGTCCCGTGCGCCATATTCTTTCCAGTCAAGGTGACGAGCTCTATGACGGAGACCAGTTGTTTCGATTTATTTCTTTTAATATCCCCAATCTCCATTTGATCGAAGATAGCTTTTCGTTCACCGACCCCAATCCTTGGCGGTGGCCGAATGAATTTGAAATCGAGGATGCTCTCGAATCGATTCGGCAGCTGGGTGGCACGGTGGTGCGGACCTACGTATTGAGTGTGCGCCGCGAAGGATCAGATATGGGAGAATACGTCCATGTCCGTGGCCCCGGCGATTTCAATGAAGAAGCCTTTCGAGTGCTCGATAAGGTGCTTCAGATTGCCGGCGAGAAGGGAATCCGTGTCATTATTCCGTTTGTTGATAATTGGAAATGGTGGGGTGGTGGTGCCGAGTACGCCCAGTTTCGTGATAAGCCGCCAGAAGCTTTCTGGTCGGACGAGGAAGTGATCGGCGATTTTGAGGAAACCATTCGCTTCACGCTTTCGAGGACGAATACCTATACAGGGACTCCTTATAAGAATGACCCGGCAATATTCGGTTGGGAGACCGGCAATGAATTGGACAGCACCCCCGAGTGGACACGCCGCATTGCCGCCTATATCAAGAGTCTTGACTCCAACCATTTGGTGATTGACGGCTACTCCCTGCATGGAGTGCGACAGGAGTCATTAGATGACCCCAACATCGATGTTATTACGACGCATCATTATCCGAATGCGGGAGGTGGATTTGTTAAGCCAATCCTCAAGGCCCGTGAGATGACGAAGGGAAAGAAGCCCTATTTCGTCGGCGAATTTGGCTTTGTTCCTGCTGCGGAGATAGAGCAGGTTCTGGATGCAGTAGTAGAAAACAACATCTCTGGAGCCTTGCTGTGGAGTTTGCGGTTTCATAGTCGCGATGGCGGCTTCTACTGGCATGACGAACCTGCCGGAGAGAATCTATTTAAAGCCTATCATTGGCCAGGCTTCCCTTCTGGCGATGGGTATGAAGAGACGGCCCTGCTTGAGATGGTCCGAGAAAGTGCCTATCGCATCCAGGGCCTGGATCCACCAGCCCTTGCTTCTCCGTCGGCACCGCACTTGCTTCCCATTGAACACCCTGGACGCATTTCTTGGCGAGGTTCTTCCGGGGCAAGTGGCTATGACGTCCAACGATCGTCCAGCGCCAAGGGTCCCTGGAAAACTGTGGGACAGAATATTAGTGACGCCGCGGTGCAATATCGTCCGCTCTTCGCCGATACCAGTATCGAGAAAGACGGCCAGTACTTCTATCGCGTGATTGCTAAGAACTCTATTGGCGAATCCGAACCATCCAATGTGGTGGGGCCAATCGTGGCCGATCACATGTTACTGGTGGACGAGATGGAAACCGACAACCTGATTCACCAAACCGAAGGACCCATCCAGCGACGCCAGGATCAGCCCAGGCGAGTGCAGGAAGATATTCATCGCCAAGAACTTGGTCCTGGGGGTTCTATAGTCTATCGGTTGCCGAAATCTGTTGGCAGCATCCGGGCATTCTTATTTAGCAATTCTGCAGTTCCACTTTGCGAAATAGCTGTTTCCTCTGACGGCATTTCTTATGAACCAGTGGATACAACTCGTGCGACTACCGATCGAGATGCGGGAAACTATGGCTATCTACAGCCCGTATTATTGGAAGCAACACTTGCGAACGAGACATTCAGATTTGTACGATTCAAGAACACGTCAGCTGCTGAGCAAGATACTTCAGACGCCGAAGGACACATCTTCCAGATTTCTCGCATTGAAATCGGCTACGACCACTAA